DNA from Phycisphaerae bacterium:
AAACCCGGCGAGTTCCTCGTCGGTGACCGCTGCGAAGTCCTTTTCATTTACGCAAACCAGCCGCGAGCCCCGGTCTTCGGCGGTGTGCTCGAAGATCTCGCGGTGGCGCTGCTCAGCGGTGAAGAGGGTGCCGCCGAGGGGGGTCGAGCCGGCCAGAGCCAACGCCACGTCGCGCTCGGTCGGCCCCATCACGTCGAGGTGGTCGGCCCGGGCGTTGGTGATGACCCCGTGCGTGCTACGGACCAGCCGCGACTCGCTGATCCACTGGAGTCGCGGCAGCAGGGCCATGCACTCGATGACCAGCGCCTCGACCCCGGAGTCGGCCGCCCGATCGAGGATGCGGACCTGCTCGATCACGTTGGCCCGGGCGGGCCGGAAGATCGGATACTCGAAGCCGTCGGGCAGGATCATCCGCGGCAGCGTGCCGGTGGTCTTGGCGCAGGTGCGGATGCCGCCTTCCCGCAACCCGGCTGCGATCAGCCGGGCCACGCTGGATTTTCCGCGGGTCCCGTTGACGTGGATGCGAATGGGGATTCGGCGCAGGTTGCGCCGGTGAAGCAGTCCTTCGATCAATCCGATCGCGACCAGCAGGACGACCGTCCCAAGCACCAGCCACGTACCGGTCATGTTCGTTTTCCTCGACAAAGCCGCTGGGAAACCGGAGGAGGGGGCCGGTTTATTCCGGAGATCATAGTGTCGCAACCGGCCGCTGTCAAGCGGCTGCCGCCGGCCCGCCGAGGCCGGAGGGCGGAAACCGGCGATTTCCCCACGTGAAAACGACGTTCTTCCGGAGCGAAACGGCTAGAATTAGATTTGTTGAATCGAGGCGGGAAACCGGTACAATACCGCGGAAGTCGGCAGAAGCCAGATCAAGGAGAAGCGCAGATGGCCAAGGGTTCCAACAACACGGTTCGGATCGGATTCATCGGAACGGGCGGGATCGGTTCCTATCAGATCAGCCACCTCAAGAAGATGGAAAACGTCGAGGTGGCGGCGGCGGCGGACCCCAGCCAGGCCGCCCTCGACCGCGTCCAGCGGGAGTACCAGGTGGGCAAGGTCTCGACGGACTGGCGCGAGGTGGTCAAGATGGATGACCTGGACGCCATCAGCGTCTGCACGCCCAACAAGCTCCACTACGAGCCGACCGTCGCCGCCCTCAAGGCGGGCAAGCACGTGCTGTGCGAAAAGCCTTTGGCCATGAACGCCAAGGAAGGCCGGGAAATGATCGCCGCGGCCAAGAAGCACAAGAAGATGCTGCAGATCGCGTTCCAGTGGCGGTTCACCTCGACCGCTCAGATGCTGCGCCGGGCCAACCTCTCCGGCAAGTTCGGCAAGGTGCTCTACGTCCGGTGCCAGGCCCTCCGGCGCCGCGGTATTCCGAACTGGGGCGTGTTTGGTCAGAAGGAACTCCAGGGCGGCGGACCGATGATCGACATCGGCGTCCACATTCTGGAGATGGCCCACTACATCATCGGCTCGCCCAAGCCGATCTCCGCGAGCGGGGCGTGCTTCACCTATCTGGGCAACAAGAAATCCGACAC
Protein-coding regions in this window:
- a CDS encoding Gfo/Idh/MocA family oxidoreductase, producing the protein MAKGSNNTVRIGFIGTGGIGSYQISHLKKMENVEVAAAADPSQAALDRVQREYQVGKVSTDWREVVKMDDLDAISVCTPNKLHYEPTVAALKAGKHVLCEKPLAMNAKEGREMIAAAKKHKKMLQIAFQWRFTSTAQMLRRANLSGKFGKVLYVRCQALRRRGIPNWGVFGQKELQGGGPMIDIGVHILEMAHYIIGSPKPISASGACFTYLGNKKSDTMCQWPGWDYKTYNVEDLAVGLVRFEDGSALVIESSFAAHIEKDEFNVQIMGTEGGGTYSPPMLFSDEAGYMMNMQPAYVGETDGFAYKMKHFVDCIRGVCPCEAPGEDGLMVQTMLDGIYESAQNRREVAIK
- the pgsB gene encoding poly-gamma-glutamate synthase PgsB, which codes for MTGTWLVLGTVVLLVAIGLIEGLLHRRNLRRIPIRIHVNGTRGKSSVARLIAAGLREGGIRTCAKTTGTLPRMILPDGFEYPIFRPARANVIEQVRILDRAADSGVEALVIECMALLPRLQWISESRLVRSTHGVITNARADHLDVMGPTERDVALALAGSTPLGGTLFTAEQRHREIFEHTAEDRGSRLVCVNEKDFAAVTDEELAGFSYVEHRENIALALRVCQELGVERQTALRGMWAATPDPGVMKVYQVEFFGRRIIFINGFAANDPESTERIWNIALEHFPQVDRRVALFNCRADRPDRSWQLGEVCPSWRPADNYVLMGTGTFIFARAAAAGGLDLMKITFVENQEVHRIFETLVGLGGKSMLVMGMGNIGGQGLEMVQYFQNRSMMQEAI